The genomic DNA TCTAGAGACGCTCCACACGATCGTCGTGTGGGGCGTCACCTTGTTGTCGGCGCGTGGAGGAGCGAGATGAGGGTACTTGTGACAGGCTCCACGGGGCTCATCGGATCGGCGTTGGTGCCGTTTTTACGCGCCGGTAGCCATGACGTCGTGCGATTGGCGCGCACTCGGCTTCAGGTCGGGGAGAACGTCATATTGTGGGATCCGGAGGCGGAGAGGATCACGCCGTCGGAGCTTGAGGGTTTTGATGCTGTGGTTCACCTTGCCGGGGAGAACATCGCTGGGCGATGGACGGCAGAGAAAAAGGCGCGCATTCGGGAGAGTCGAGTTCGCGGCACGCGATTCCTTTGCGAAACGCTCGCGCGACTAGAGCGACCGCCGGCCACGCTCGTCTCCGCTTCAGCCATCGGATACTACGGGAATCGAGGTGATGAGCTCTTGCGCGAAGAGAGTTCACCGGGGCAAGGATTTCTCGCCGAAGTGGCGGTGCAGTGGGAAGCGGCGACGGAACCGGCGGCTCAAAGAGGAATTCGGGTCGTATGCCTTCGGTTCGGCATCGTCCTCAGCCCGCGCGGAGGAGCCTTAGCGCAGATGCTTCCACCTTTTCGCCTCGGCTTAGGAGGACCCATTGGATCTGGGCAACAGTATTGGAGCTGGATTGCCATAGATGATGTCCTGCGCGCGATCCAGCATGCGCTGCTGACTGAGGGCTTGCGTGGTCCCGTCAACGTCGTCTCTCCCGATCCGGTCCGCAATCGCGAATTCGTGCGGACGCTTGGGCGCGTCCTTGGCCGACCGGCGCTTCTGCCTATACCCGTTGCGGCCGTGCGCTTGCTCTTCGGACAAATGGGAGAAGAATTGCTGTTGGCCAGCCAGCGCGTCGAACCGATTCGCTTACTCGCTTCGGGCTTCGTCTTCCAGTATCCGGACTTGGAAGGCGCCCTTCGTCATCTTCTCCGAAAGGCGTGAGCGCGCGACTGTACGATGTAGCGCTCATCGGCGGTGGACTCGTTGGGCTCGCTACGGCGCGCGCCCTTCTGGAGTCACTGCAGCGGTGTTCGCTCGTCGTCTTGGAGGCTGAGCCTCGCCTGGCTGCTCATCAAAGTGGGCGCAATAGCGGCGTCATCCATTCGGGCCTTTACTATCGCCCCGGTTCGCTCAAAGCGCGCACGTGCGTCGAGGGACGTCGGGCACTTTATCGCTTCTTGGAGGAACAGCAAATCCCGCATGAGCGCTGTGGGAAGTTGGTGATCGCGACGTCTGAGCGCGAGCTCCCCATTTTGGCCGATCTGCAGCGGCGCGGCCACATGAACGGCCTTCAAGGCCTCCGATGGTTGCGCTCGGGAGAGATCCCGGACTACGAGCCACATGCGCGCGGACTCGCCGCTCTTTGGGTTCCGGAAGCGGGGATCACTGATTTCGCGCTCGTCGCCCAAGCGCTGGCGCGTGACATCAGCCAACGCGGTGGGGAAGTACGGACCAGTGCTCGCGCCTTGCGCGTGCATCGTCGGAGCTCGGAGATCATCGTGGAGACGACGACCGGCGAGGTCCGATGTCGTGTTCTTGTCGGATGCGCCGGTCTTCAAGCCGATCGCGTGGCGCGCCTTTGCGGTCTTCATCCCGATCTGCGGATCATCCCTTTTCGCGGGGACTATTACGAGCTGATTCCCGAACGGCGCGCCTTGGTCAGGAATCTCATCTATCCCGTCCCTGATCCGGAGTTGCCGTTCCTCGGCGTTCATTTCACCCGTCGCGTGGATGGACGCGTCGAGGTGGGTCCGAACGCCGCGCTCGCGTTCAAACGCGAGGGGTATACGCGGTGGAGCATCTCCGCACGAGATGTGGGAGAGATGTTCGCCTTCTCCGGCTTCTGGCGCTTGATCGCCCGCTATGGACGGGTGGGCCTTCGTGAGATGGCGCTCAGCTTCAGCCGGCGCGCATTCGCCCGCGCGCTCGAACGGCTCGTCCCGGACATTCGTCCTCAAGACCTACGGCCTGCGCCTTCTGGCGTGCGCGCTCAGGCCGTGAATTCATCGGGTCGGCTCGTGGACGATTTTCACATCCTCGAAGCCGAGCGCATGGTGCATGTTCTCAACGCTCCTTCACCCGCGGCGACGGCCTCATTGCGCATCGGAGAGATCATCGCCGCTCGCGTCCGCGCGCATTTGGAGGGATGAAAATGTCTTCCTAATCGCCCACTCACGGGAGGTACGGCAACGGACTCCGACTCTCCACGAAACGGCGCAGGTTCTCTATCACTTCGGGCCGCGCGAATAACTCGCAGAAGAGGTCAATCTCCTGGCGCAGATCCTCGTAAGGGATCGGCTTGATGAAGCGCTTCGCAATTCGGCGCACCTTGGAATCAAATTTCACGATCTGTGCTGCCGTCGTTCGAGCGACCGCGAGCGCTTGCCCTTCGGCCACCAATTGGCTGACGAGTCCCGCAGCGTGTGCGCGCGCAGCGTTGATGCTGCGCCCCGTCAGCAGGAGATCGCGCACGACACCATTGCCCACGTCTCGCTTCAAGCGCGGAATGCCCCCGAAGCCCGGGATCAATCCCAATCGCAATTCCGGAAAACCGAACCGCGCCATCTTCTCGGCGATGATGAGGTCGCACGCCAGGGCCAGTTCCAATCCTCCACCGAACACCACGCCGTGCACAGCCGCAATTGTCACAAGCGGCGTCGCATCGAGCCGATTGAGGACGCGATGGATGCGTTCGAGGAACTTCCGCACGCCGGCCGTGCGTTCGGCCACGTCCAAATCTCGCGCGCGTTCGTACAGCTCCCGCAAATCGGCTCCGGCGCTGAACCCACAGCGCACGGCGCTGTAGAGGATGACGACGTGCGCTTTTTCCGTCAGCTCATCCAACGCCCAGGCGAATCGCTCCAACTCCTCTAGCATCAGCGAGCCGATCTCGTTGCATGGCTCGCGATGGAGCTGAAGCTCCACGATGCCATCCCTCACCTCCCACGAGAGCGCTTTCCCCTGAAATCGCTCCATCCCGTCTTCTCCCGCTGCCTCACGTGCCCACGCGCTTTCCCCGACGTCCCCTCATTCGGAGGCAGAAGGCTTTTCTTCAGCGTAGAGCCGATCCGTCTTCGCGGCCATGATGAAATCGTTGCGATGCAGGCCACGAATCTTGTGCGTCCACCAGGTGACGGTGGCGCGTCCCCACTCGATCAAGATCGCCGGATGGTGATCCTCCTCCTCCGCCAGCGCGCCCACCTTGTTCGTGAAGGCCAATGCCTCGGCGAAATCTCGGAAGCGAAACGTGCGCTCCAGCCGCTTGATCCCCTCCCGTTCGACGATCGTCCACTCCGGCACTTGTGGGGAGAGCGCAGCGATCTCTTCATCGCTGAGAGGGGGGACATCGCCGCGACATGCTTCGCATTTCATCTCGGCCAGTGGCTTCATCAGCATCCTCCTCGCCTTCGCTCACTCTGTCGCGGGTACGCCGCGAACGCTAATTGATGGCACACGACCAGGGGACCTGTCAACGCGAGGGGCGAAGAGCCCGCTCGATCGCCTCCGTCATCTCCCGCATCAATTCGCGCTCGCTCACCCCACGCCAACAATGACCGCGACGTGGCCCATAGACGATCCGCGCCTCCGCCGGAGGATCAGCTCGCTTCAGGAAGTCCTCCAGCAAGTAGACGGCATTGTTGAGGAAGTAATCGTCGGCCTCCCCCATCCAAATGCGGAGCTTTCCCCGCAGCTTCGGGCCGAGCGTGGGCCAATTCCGCTCCAGGACGAGCCGCAGATCATATCGCCTCCAATGCTCGACGGCGTCGCGGTTGATCTGCCCCGTCTTCGGATCCCATAAGGGGACGGGACGCCCATCGGCGCCGCGCGGACCGTAAACAGCATTCCATGCCCCCCATTGTCCACCCGACATCGTGTAGCTATCGCCCAGACCCACGACGTTCTCCACCTGACACTCGTGCCGCATGGTGAATCGCACATCACCGCGTTCATCGCGCGCGCTCGGTCGCTCGAAGCCATATCGGTTCACGTAGGCGTTCTCGTCCTCGTAGATGTTGATGAGTTGAAAGGCGCGAAAATCCACGCTATCCGGACAATATGCCCACGCGCCGTTGAAGACGTCTGGATAGAAAATCTGAAGCGCCAGCGCGACCCATCCTCCGGTCGAACCCCCATCAAGCACACGCGCTTCGGGCCGACCCAGCGCGCGAAACGTCCGCTCCACATACGGGATCAGTTCCTGAACGAGCGCGTCACCGTACGGACCGTTATTCGCCGAGTTCACGTAGTATGGGTCTCCATAGGGACCGGCCCCATCCAAGTGCAGCAGGATCATTCGCGGCGTATCGTCCGCGAGCCACGCGCGCCGAAACTCCGAACCTTCGGCCATCAGCCGGAGTACGTTCGTGTATCGCGTGCCATATCCTCCAATGTGGATGCGAAGCGGATAGCGGCGTTCGGGCTCGCGCGCATAATCACGGGGCAGGATCACCCCGGCCCGCAGATACATGGGCCGACCGTGGAACGCGCTGAGGAGTCGAGAGGGGATCTTCACGAACTTCACATGCTCGGTCTCTTCGGGCGACTCTTCGGGGATCTTGTGCGTTAATTCCAAGCGAATCACGCCGCCCTGTGCAGGATCCACTCGGACGCGTCGCACATCGCTGTAGAGATTACCCGGGGCGTCCGGTCGTCGAATGTCCGGATTCCACATGAACACGGCCTGCACGAAATATTCCCCTGGCAGGAGCTGCCCAAGACGTTCAATCGGCACGCCGATCGCCGTCTCGTCCAGAATGGCCGTGCGATTGGGCCCGAAATCCCGAACATCCCGTCCGAAGACGG from Blastocatellia bacterium includes the following:
- a CDS encoding 4a-hydroxytetrahydrobiopterin dehydratase, which translates into the protein MKPLAEMKCEACRGDVPPLSDEEIAALSPQVPEWTIVEREGIKRLERTFRFRDFAEALAFTNKVGALAEEEDHHPAILIEWGRATVTWWTHKIRGLHRNDFIMAAKTDRLYAEEKPSASE
- a CDS encoding alpha/beta hydrolase-fold protein, whose translation is MIAMGIFGRNVALLILIFSFALGGRGLSDSTGFRVEVGVAPGLLETPQTGRLLLVFSSRPEPEPRFAIGRTGLKGPSVFGRDVRDFGPNRTAILDETAIGVPIERLGQLLPGEYFVQAVFMWNPDIRRPDAPGNLYSDVRRVRVDPAQGGVIRLELTHKIPEESPEETEHVKFVKIPSRLLSAFHGRPMYLRAGVILPRDYAREPERRYPLRIHIGGYGTRYTNVLRLMAEGSEFRRAWLADDTPRMILLHLDGAGPYGDPYYVNSANNGPYGDALVQELIPYVERTFRALGRPEARVLDGGSTGGWVALALQIFYPDVFNGAWAYCPDSVDFRAFQLINIYEDENAYVNRYGFERPSARDERGDVRFTMRHECQVENVVGLGDSYTMSGGQWGAWNAVYGPRGADGRPVPLWDPKTGQINRDAVEHWRRYDLRLVLERNWPTLGPKLRGKLRIWMGEADDYFLNNAVYLLEDFLKRADPPAEARIVYGPRRGHCWRGVSERELMREMTEAIERALRPSR
- the lhgO gene encoding L-2-hydroxyglutarate oxidase is translated as MSARLYDVALIGGGLVGLATARALLESLQRCSLVVLEAEPRLAAHQSGRNSGVIHSGLYYRPGSLKARTCVEGRRALYRFLEEQQIPHERCGKLVIATSERELPILADLQRRGHMNGLQGLRWLRSGEIPDYEPHARGLAALWVPEAGITDFALVAQALARDISQRGGEVRTSARALRVHRRSSEIIVETTTGEVRCRVLVGCAGLQADRVARLCGLHPDLRIIPFRGDYYELIPERRALVRNLIYPVPDPELPFLGVHFTRRVDGRVEVGPNAALAFKREGYTRWSISARDVGEMFAFSGFWRLIARYGRVGLREMALSFSRRAFARALERLVPDIRPQDLRPAPSGVRAQAVNSSGRLVDDFHILEAERMVHVLNAPSPAATASLRIGEIIAARVRAHLEG
- a CDS encoding enoyl-CoA hydratase/isomerase family protein → MERFQGKALSWEVRDGIVELQLHREPCNEIGSLMLEELERFAWALDELTEKAHVVILYSAVRCGFSAGADLRELYERARDLDVAERTAGVRKFLERIHRVLNRLDATPLVTIAAVHGVVFGGGLELALACDLIIAEKMARFGFPELRLGLIPGFGGIPRLKRDVGNGVVRDLLLTGRSINAARAHAAGLVSQLVAEGQALAVARTTAAQIVKFDSKVRRIAKRFIKPIPYEDLRQEIDLFCELFARPEVIENLRRFVESRSPLPYLP
- a CDS encoding TIGR01777 family oxidoreductase, producing MRVLVTGSTGLIGSALVPFLRAGSHDVVRLARTRLQVGENVILWDPEAERITPSELEGFDAVVHLAGENIAGRWTAEKKARIRESRVRGTRFLCETLARLERPPATLVSASAIGYYGNRGDELLREESSPGQGFLAEVAVQWEAATEPAAQRGIRVVCLRFGIVLSPRGGALAQMLPPFRLGLGGPIGSGQQYWSWIAIDDVLRAIQHALLTEGLRGPVNVVSPDPVRNREFVRTLGRVLGRPALLPIPVAAVRLLFGQMGEELLLASQRVEPIRLLASGFVFQYPDLEGALRHLLRKA